One window from the genome of Bacillus rossius redtenbacheri isolate Brsri chromosome 12, Brsri_v3, whole genome shotgun sequence encodes:
- the LOC134537668 gene encoding uncharacterized protein LOC134537668, whose amino-acid sequence MMAACSKLCIPSIGPDLPLQDKFSISPKETVDENDDDDDDADSDFSVLNATHFMSTPFCGEHGLVVKNKKNSEIQNLAMPPQNLCKKTLPDLEQLTFPPNLHETELKLISKEFKCEGENSEKIKKSSVQDVKENEADLINAKDLKNVLKKYVCEQCKYTCKCKTDLLEHLKKHVNQKAVVGRTKKRKDKPNDKKALACKICGKKYKKSGSLAKHELEHEGRGQFKCRFCGEVFLSDAERVKHREKHHEKHWKCPTCHHTFATEEKLQTHVRWHENKELEVYVCNVCSKEFKLKVNLKIHVESKCGTDPQHVCKVCGKAFMTRGTLITHTLLHTGEKTFLCRFCGKSFRLKVEMQRHERSHTGEKPFVCKVCGKAFAHRESLVTHNTLHTGIRPYMCETCGGTFSCIGNLIKHKKTHRNTCGTATPKASHGGGSSARVAAKKAGAGAPAVPTKSDPSSQSTPGQRSVANIGIPAPSCYNFKQPSFEENVEWVPQQPFFNNHAQNERFYPSMDSHIIDKAFKSSHIYWGSGNGIMGVPQESMQHSFGIYNPARNSRHGMLQPHILYASSGEEPILSHRPVDTFLHNLDSNKVSSCHRLQNLESEKLMYSNYRHYNWDNGSSMCDFKQEGASLQRDRNRVLQHQLNHNGQQMHPTRDCNGINVPSQSVVDNHHSYQFVGENRQQSCAGPMIGGNESASSFISDYVGRQNPYVATSVGFGGSNALPVQTHAKHEDKSEYHQEVPNPGGNAINNIERQVLDKNNPSGQYRKNFSDVNHTLVKSGCLHEVNNSFSNRDVTSCINEKIASVGSAEVLVECNKVKSKNTIDTCEANESAEVRSGRERKQKCPIKCDLRVTKYMKEDTLSRDSLNNSDDSRLDEFVGPADVAGKDENMSNITCNALVSCSHCSLEFPDETSLLNHVLIHSKQDIKDENNDSEDENDSDDEKPLLQRFNQFLLEKKISILNSEKKFVCNVCKKGFGVESHLKRHLKTHASNPEVPSCSFCGKRYLNKACLLKHEAQHTSAVSLSCKECDERFDSRAAYKKHRLSHPEGQHPCASCQRTFRSAANLGSHVARKHAGGGGAPEMFACQLCGKQFKQKGNLKVHVDSRCGSEPRHVCKVCGKAFMSVGSLTTHFLLHTGEKTFLCRFCGKSFRLKVEMQRHERSHTGEKPFVCKVCGKAFAHRESLVTHNTIHTGIKPYMCEACGCTFSCIGNLIKHKQTHNKRCQNSEK is encoded by the exons ATGATGGCTGCTTGCAGCAAGTTATGTATACCGAGCATTGGGCCAGACTTGCCATTGCAAGACAAATTTTCAATCAGTCCGAAGGAAACTGTTGATGAGAacgatgatgacgatgatgatgctGATTCTGATTTCTCTGTTTTGAACGCCACACATTTTATGAGCACACCTTTTTGCGGAGAACACGGATTAGTtgtgaaaaataagaaaaactcAGAAATACAGAATTTAGCAATGCCCCcacaaaatttatgtaaaaaaacattACCTGATCTTGAACAGCTTACTTTCCCCCCAAACCTCCACGAAACAGAACTGAAGTTGATATCTAAAGAATTTAAATGTGAAGGAGAAaatagtgaaaaaataaaaaaaagttcagttcAGGATGTGAAGGAAAATGAAGCAGACCTTATTAATGCAAAAGATTTGAAAAATGTGCTTAAAAAGTATGTATGCGAGCAGTGTAAATATACTTGTAAGTGTAAAACTGATTTGTtggaacatttgaaaaaacacGTGAATCAAAAAGCAGTTGTCGGCCGCACAAAAAAGCGCAAAGATAAGCCGAACGACAAGAAGGCTTTAGCGTGCAAGATATGCGGTAAAAAATACAAGAAGAGCGGGAGTTTGGCGAAGCACGAGCTGGAGCACGAAGGCAGAGGGCAGTTCAAGTGCAGGTTTTGCGGCGAGGTGTTCCTGTCGGACGCGGAGAGGGTGAAGCACCGGGAGAAGCACCACGAGAAGCACTGGAAGTGCCCCACGTGCCACCACACCTTCGCCACGGAGGAGAAGCTGCAGACGCACGTCCGCTGGCACGAGAACAAGGAGCTGGAGGTGTACGTGTGCAACGTGTGCTCCAAAGAGTTCAAGCTGAAGGTGAACCTGAAGATCCACGTGGAGAGCAAGTGCGGCACGGACCCCCAGCACGTGTGCAAGGTGTGCGGGAAGGCGTTCATGACGCGCGGGACGCTCATCACCCACACGCTGCTGCACACGGGCGAGAAGACCTTCCTGTGCCGCTTCTGCGGCAAGAGCTTCCGCCTGAAGGTGGAGATGCAGCGGCACGAGCGCTCGCACACGGGGGAGAAGCCCTTCGTGTGCAAGGTGTGCGGCAAGGCCTTCGCCCACCGGGAGTCCCTCGTCACCCACAACACGCTGCACACGGGCATCCGACCCTACATGTGCGAGACTTGCGGGGGCACCTTCTCCTGCATCGGGAACCTCATCAAGCACAAGAAGACGCACCGCAACACTTGCGGCACGGCCACGCCCAAGGCGAGCCACGGCGGTGGTTCTTCTGCGAGGGTCGCGGCCAAGAAGGCCGGTGCGGGGGCCCCCGCCGTCCCCACGAAGTCTGACCCGAGCTCGCAGTCCACGCCGGGACAGAGGAGCGTTGCGAACATCGGCATACCCGCCCCATCTTGTTACAACTTCAAACAGCCCAGTTTTGAAGAAAATGTGGAATGGGTACCCCAGCAGCCATTTTTCAACAACCATGCTCAGAATGAAAGGTTTTATCCTTCCATGGATTCACACATCATAGACAAAGCCTTTAAAAG ctctcACATTTATTGGGGAAGCGGGAACGGCATCATGGGAGTTCCGCAGGAAAGCATGCAACACTCGTTTGGGATCTACAACCCCGCCAGGAACAGCAGGCATGGCATGTTGCAGCCACACATATTGTACGCCAGCTCGGGTGAAGAACCCATTCTGTCGCACCGGCCCGTCGACACCTTCCTGCACAATCTCGACAGCAACAAAGTGTCGTCATGTCACAGGCTTCAGAACCTGGAGAGCGAGAAGCTGATGTACAGTAATTACAGGCATTACAACTGGGATAACGGCAGCAGTATGTGCGATTTCAAACAAGAGGGTGCTTCGCTTCAGAGAGACAGGAACAGAGTCCTTCAGCACCAGTTAAATCATAACGGTCAACAGATGCACCCAACTCGTGATTGTAATGGCATTAATGTCCCCTCTCAGTCTGTCGTAGACAATCATCATTCTTATCAGTTTGTTGGCGAAAACAGGCAGCAAAGTTGTGCTGGTCCAATGATTGGAGGAAATGAATCAGCTTCTAGTTTCATTTCAGATTATGTTGGAAGGCAAAATCCGTATGTAGCTACCAGCGTAGGTTTTGGTGGAAGTAATGCTCTTCCTGTTCAAACACATGCTAAACATGAAGACAAATCAGAATATCACCAAGAAGTACCTAACCCTGGGGGGAATGCCATCAATAACATTGAAAGGCAAGTATTGGACAAAAATAATCCAAGTGGTCAATACAGAAAGAACTTTAGTGATGTAAACCACACGTTAGTGAAATCTGGGTGTCTTCATGAggttaacaatagttttagtaaTAGAGATGTTACAAGTTGTATTAATGAGAAAATAGCAAGTGTTGGTAGTGCTGAAGTGTTAGTTGAGTGTAATAAGGTCAAGAGCAAAAACACAATTGACACGTGTGAAGCAAATGAAAGTGCAGAGGTTCGGTCTGGAAGGGAGAGAAAACAAAAATGCCCCATAAAATGTGATCTTCGGGTAACAAAGTACATGAAGGAAGATACTCTTTCTCGCGATAGTCTAAACAACTCCGACGATAGTAGGTTAGACGAGTTCGTCGGTCCAGCGGATGTTGCTGGGAAAGACGAGAACATGTCAAATATTACATGCAATGCTCTTGTTTCTTGTTCTCACTGCAGTTTGGAATTCCCTGATGAAACGTCTTTGTTAAACCACGTTTTAATTCATAGCAAGCAAGACATCAAAGATGAAAATAACGATTCGGAAGATGAAAATGATTCGGATGACGAAAAACCTCTCCTTCAGCGTTTTAATCagtttttgctggaaaaaaaaattagcattctCAACAGCgaaaaaaaatttgtctgtaaCGTCTGCAAAAAAGGATTCGGCGTGGAATCTCACCTGAAACGCCACTTGAAAACGCACGCGTCGAACCCCGAGGTGCCCTCTTGCAGCTTCTGTGGCAAGCGGTACCTGAACAAGGCCTGCCTGCTGAAGCACGAGGCGCAGCACACGAGCGCGGTGTCGCTCAGCTGCAAGGAGTGCGACGAGCGCTTCGACTCGAGGGCCGCGTACAAGAAGCACCGACTGTCGCACCCCGAGGGCCAGCACCCGTGCGCCTCGTGCCAGCGCACCTTCCGCAGCGCCGCCAACCTCGGGAGCCACGTGGCCCGCAAGCACGCGGGCGGCGGTGGGGCGCCGGAGATGTTCGCCTGCCAGCTGTGCGGCAAGCAGTTCAAGCAGAAGGGCAACCTGAAGGTGCACGTGGACAGCCGCTGCGGCTCGGAGCCGCGCCACGTGTGCAAGGTGTGCGGGAAGGCGTTCATGAGCGTGGGCTCGCTCACGACGCACTTCCTCCTCCACACGGGCGAGAAGACCTTCCTGTGCCGCTTCTGCGGCAAGAGCTTCCGCCTGAAGGTGGAGATGCAGCGGCACGAGCGCTCGCACACGGGGGAGAAGCCCTTCGTGTGCAAGGTGTGCGGCAAGGCGTTCGCCCACCGGGAGTCCCTCGTCACCCACAACACCATCCACACTGGCATCAAGCCCTACATGTGCGAGGCCTGTGGGTGCACCTTCTCCTGCATCGGGAATCTCATCAAGCACAAGCAGACTCACAACAAGAGATGCCAGAATTCTGAAAAATGA
- the LOC134537670 gene encoding integrator complex subunit 13 codes for MYPSNHKTIFVLDHTPYFGISCEELLEFDLTKTRGPGFIPLAPITKSLWTCSVEAAIEYCRIVWDIFPQGKLIRFVVSDSTAHVLNTWSPQQQNLQHILGGLATVGIPPRAHQQGEFSVIHGLNAAVEALSECSDIQTEKRTSLTENATKLLNRCRVICIMSARDDGSMKSLQDIFQNVLVQQNKVATASDHLINIHHCHLVVINVHPNNVESQVTSHPPKEVSSLLTTEVHSVKAGGGIAAKLSNLILNHYELGSTTVTGIPMKEEQNASSSANYDVEIYHSAAAHTSILKGNAADSALIRTKREGADYETVTLKWCTPRGCSASEMQNCIAMHRITPVDVNSRPSSCLINFLLNGRSVMLEMPRKAGGKMISHLLAAHGGEIFIHTLVTARSMLEDPPSISEGCGGRITDYRITDFGALMQQNRLVPLKRKYDDPDGDTPLNKMKARLDRFTKYWPITISSTFFFNIKNYVDPLPSLMVKEELTYDEVVQCKQVIYSLIGLETKHEPLQTPNMGQRGKGPKREEQYRIMWSELETFLRAHSRTDQHAQVLSCLLECRNKTEDEKGGAAKAEKTTAVKDEKVELDQALRELDQLGKPGDSPAAECAGRATVIRATTDSPMSPPPASAPAAPACRPTQRVAPASIYNSSPQSLLELWLGRLAASREARAEFHGRLNGEPLPGGGCLTQLYPCLKEERGGGRGEMHVDGDAVESGAAGK; via the exons ATGTACCCCTCCAACCATAAAACCATATTCGTCCTCGATCACACACCGTACTTCGGCATCTCTTGCGAGGAGTTGCTGGAGTTCGACCTGACCAAAACCAGAGGTCCCGGGTTCATACCCTTGGCTCCCATCACCAAGTCCCTGTGGACGTGCAGCGTGGAGGCTGCCATCGAGTACTGCCGCATCGTCTGGGACATATTCCCCCAAGGGAAGCTG ATTCGCTTTGTGGTTAGTGATTCTACAGCACATGTTCTAAATACATGGAGCCCACAGCAACAAAATTTACAACAT ATCCTAGGAGGTTTAGCGACAGTTGGCATACCCCCTAGAGCACACCAGCAAGGGGAGTTCTCCGTGATTCACGGCTTGAACGCCGCTGTCGAAGCGTTGTCCGAGTGTTCGGACATACAGACTGAAAAGAGAACATCCCTCACTGAGAATGCCACCAAG TTGCTAAACAGGTGTCGCGTCATCTGTATTATGTCTGCCCGAGATGACGGCAGCATGAAGTCCCTCCAAGATATTTTCCAGAATGTTCTTGTGCAACAGAACAAAGTAGCCACTGCATCAGATCA CTTGATCAATATCCATCACTGTCATCTTGTGGTTATAAACGTCCACCCGAACAACGTTGAATCACAGGTCACCAGCCATCCCCCAAAAGAA GTGTCCAGTCTGTTGACGACGGAGGTCCACTCCGTGAAAGCTGGCGGCGGGATCGCCGCGAAGTTGTCCAACCTCATCCTCAATCACTACGAACTCGGGTCCACGACGGTGACTGGGATCCCCATGAAGGAAGAGCAGAACGCCAGCTCGTCAGCGAACTACGATGTTGAAATATACCATTCAGCGGCAGCACATACTTCCATACTGAAAG GTAATGCAGCGGACTCTGCTCTCATTCGGACGAAGCGAGAAGGTGCTGATTATGAGACGGTGACCCTGAAATGGTGCACCCCTCGTGGATGCAGCGCATCAGAAATGCAAAACTGTATTGCAATGCATCGCATCACCCCGGTCGACGTGAACAG CCGCCCCTCCTCGTGCCTGATCAACTTCCTGCTGAACGGGCGGTCGGTGATGCTGGAGATGCCCCGCAAGGCCGGGGGCAAGATGATCTCGCACCTGCTGGCGGCCCACGGGGGCGAGATCTTCATCCACACGCTGGTGACGGCTCGCAGCATGCTGGAGGACCCGCCCTCCATCAGCGAGGGCTGCGGCGGCCGCATCACGGACTACAGGATCACG GACTTCGGAGCACTGATGCAGCAGAACAGGCTGGTGCCGTTGAAGCGGAAGTACGATGACCCGGACGGGGACACCCCGCTCAACAAAATGAAGGCACGCCTCGACAGGTTCACGAAGTATTGGCCTATCACCATTTCGTCGACGTTCTTCTTCAACATAAAAAAT TACGTTGACCCGCTCCCCTCGCTGATGGTCAAGGAAGAGCTGACGTACGACGAGGTGGTGCAGTGCAAGCAGGTCATCTACTCCCTGATTGGTCTGGAAACCAAGCACGAGCCTCTTCAGACACCCAACATGGGGCAACGCGGGAAGGGACCCAAACG GGAGGAGCAGTACCGCATCATGTGGAGCGAGCTGGAGACGTTCCTGCGCGCGCACAGCCGCACGGACCAGCACGCCCAGGTGCTGAGCTGCCTGCTGGAGTGCCGCAACAAGACGGAGGACGAGAAGGGCGGCGCGGCGAAGGCGGAGAAGACGACGGCCGTCAAGGACGAGAAGGTGGAGCTGGACCAGGCTCTGCGGGAGCTTGACCA GCTCGGCAAGCCCGGCGACAGCCCGGCGGCGGAGTGCGCGGGCCGGGCGACCGTGATCCGCGCCACCACCGACTCCCCCATGTCGCCCCCTCCCGCGTcggcccccgccgcccccgcgtGCCGCCCCACGCAGCGCGTCGCCCCCGCCAGCATCTACAACTCCTCCCCGCAGTCGCTGCTGGAGCTGTGGCTGGGGCGGCTGGCCGCCTCGCGGGAGGCCCGGGCAGAGTTCCACGGCCGGCTCAACGGCGAGCCGCTGCCCGGGGGCGGCTGCCTCACCCAGCTCTACCCCTGCCTCAAGGAGGAGCGCGGCGGGGGCCGGGGGGAGATGCACGTGGATGG